In the genome of Chryseobacterium sp. 52, the window TTTCTTTTGATGAAGGGAGATATATAAGCCCTTTCGCACACAGAGATGCTTCCATCACGAATTTATTCTATATGAATAATAAGATGCATGATATTTTCTATAAGTTTGGATTTACAGAGGCTGCAAGAAACTATCAGACCAATAACTTCGCGAATGGAGGAATGGGAGGAGATGCCGTAAATGCTGAAGCCTATGACGGAAGTGGCCTGAATAATGCCAATTTCAGCTCAGGATATGAAACTACAATAAACGGACAGGTTTTCCTTGCTGCTCCAAGAATGCAGATGTATATTTATGACAGAACCCAGACTACAGCAGACCCTATTTCCAGATATCAGTATAATTCTCCCACAACGGCTGTAGCCAGAGCTAAAGCAATGACGGGTACTGCATCTTTCGGACCTCTCTTATTTGACGGACAGTCGGTGACCGGAAACCTTGCTGTTTCAGTACCCGCAGATGCATGTACACAACCCGCAGCAGGAAGCCTGACAGGTAAAATAGCCGTGATTACAAGTACAGGCTGTGAATACGGACTTAAAGTTTTAAATGCACAGAATGCAGGAGCAATAGGAGCTATCGTTTACAGACCGAGTACGGATACCCCAATCAGCATGGGAGGAGGGGCTTCTGGAGGACAAGTAACAATTCCTTCCATCAATATAGGTAAAACGGAAGGATTATATATGGTGGCAGAACTTGGAAATGGAAATGTTATCAATGCTACGTTAGCCAATGATTTTAATGGGTTTAGACATTCAAGTCTGGACAATGGGATCGTTGCTCATGAATATGGACATGGTATTTCAAACAGATTAACAGGCCAGGGCTACAGTTGTCTTTCTGCCACCAACAGTGCAGAACAGATGGGTGAAGGCTGGTCCGATTTCTTTGCTTTAATGCTGACTGCAAGACCTGGTGATACGTCAGCTCTGGCAAGAGGGATGGCAACATATTCTAAAGGAGAAGCTCCGTCAGGAGGAGGAATCAGACCTGCAAAATACTCACCCGACTTTGCGGTAAACAGCTATACATATGGAAATACAAACACCGTTAGTGGTTCTCATGCCATAGGATTTATATGGGCTAGCATGTTGTGGGATCTTACCTGGAAATATATAGAAAAATATGGGTATAACAGTGATGTATTGGCAAGTGCTACTTCTGGAAATGCAAAAGTTCTGCAGTTGGTAGTCAACGGACTGAAGCTACAGGCTTGCAGTCCTACATTTATTGACGGTAGAGATGCTATTCTTCAGGCAGATGCTGTAGGAAACGGAGGAATTGATAAATGTATGATCTGGGGTGCTTTTGCCAAGAGAGGACTGGGGGTAAATGCTTCTGCAGGAGTTAGAGCAACAGCGAATGACCAGGTTGAAAATTTTGCTGTTCCTCAGGAGTGTATTGCTGCTTTGGCGACTCAGGATCTTACAAAGGCAGATCATAAGTTTATTATTTTCCCAAATCCCACCTATGATGAATTCTTTGTAGGGAACTTAGAGACATCTTCCAAAGACGTACAGATCAAAATGTTTGATATGTCCGGGAAATTAGTATTCTCTGATGCCAGAAATTCTCAGTCCAAAAAAGCAATTTCTACAAAAGGCCTTCAAAAAGGAGTGTATATGGTACACATCAAGCAGGGTGAAAAAGCTCAGACTGAAAAATTAATTGTGAGATAAGCCATAGGGTTTAATGAATATAAAAGGGCCTGCAAAGGTCCTTTTTTTGTAGCTTTAATATATGGAACTGTATTTTAAACTTAACATACTTCAGCTAAAAGAAACATTCTCCATTGCCTACGGAAATTATGACAGAAGAGAAGCATTGCTTGTAGAGTTATCTTATTTAAATTGTAAAGGCTATGGTGAATGTGTTGCGATAGATTATTATCAGATCAATCTAAAAGACTTTATCATAAGACTACAAGAAATAAAACCCTTACTTGAAAAGCACACAATCATTCATCCGAAAGAATTTTTTCGATTTCTTTCGGAGATGAATCTGCACCCGTTTTTGTTGTCTGCTTTAGACTGTGCCTATTGGGATTTATTCGGAAAACTTGAAAACAAAAGCTTTACAGAATTAAATGCCATTCCGTCTGATAACTTAGCGGAAAGCTCTATTACTATTTCTGTAGCAGAAATTAATGAACAGATCAGGAAAATAGAAAACAGCAGCTGGAGCAAATTCAAAGTCAAGTGTAAAGGCCTCAATAAAGATAATGTTGAAAAACTTTTGCAACTCAACCGGAACATTGCATTAGACTCCAACGCCAGTTTTACAGATGAAGACTGTCTCTGGCTTCAGGAATATGAAATGAGCAGCACGTTTTCCTATCTTGAACAGCCAAGACCCATTGACAATTATAAAATACTTAATAAGGTGGGCTTTGCGAACTGGATGGCAGACGAAGACTGTCAGGATCTCAACTCTCTTGAAGAACTTCTGCCTTACTATAAAAGTGTCAATATTAAATTAATGAAATGCGGAGGCCTCACTCCGGCATTGGAAATGATCAGAAAAGCAAAAGAATTAGGGTATAAAATTATGATCGGCTGTATGACGGAATCAACCGTCGGGATCTCTGCAGGCTGTGTGCTGGCCGGACTTACCGATTTTGCCGATCTGGACGGAGCCAATCTGATCTCCAATGATCAGGCATCAGGAAATTGTGTGGAAAATGGAAAAATAATCCTGTCCGGAAAACCAGGATTGGGAATCGTTTTAAAATAAGCAATGACTTCCGGAGAACAAAAAATAAGAAGGAAGTGATGAATGATCTCAGCCACAGAAGACCAATATACTCAAACACTATTTCTTATTCACAGAAATCAGATAATCATAAACCATCTGGTGCTGCTCGTCGCTTAACTTAGCTTTCGGAGCCATTCTGCTTAACGTTTTAATCCATCCCTGATCATCATGTTTAGCCGGATCCGGGAGTTTATGGCATCTGGAGCATGAATTTTCAAAAATAGTTTTACCCTGAACCAGCTGCTCAGACGCGGTATACCTGGGTCCCGTTACAGCAGTGCTTTTAGGTCCGCATGAAACCATCAATGCGGCACCGGCGAACATACTTAAAATTATTTTTTTCATATCTCTATTTTGGTGGTGATTATTTTTTCACAGAAACAACATAATCATAAACCCATTGGTGCTGCTCATCAGTCAGTTTTGCTTTTGGAGCCATTGAATTCATGATTCCTACCCACTGTACAGAAGTATGTTCCGTAGGATCCGGTAGTTTATGACATCTTCCGCAGGCATTTTCAAAAATTGTTTTCCCCTGTGCCATCTGTTCAGCAGTAGATACAGCAGGTCCTATGGGGGCCGCTGTAGAAGCTTTTGGGGTACAGGATGCCAGTAATAGGCAGGTAAATAATGCAGCAGCAGATATTTTTTTCATGTTTCTTAGATTTTGATTCATAACAAATGTAGGAATTTCCCTCTCCCGTTGATGAAATGGACTCTAGTTTTAATTTAGAAGAAATAAAATTAATGCCCGTTTGTATGGAACTTTGAAGGTTATTTTTATACTTTTGAATCAATGAAATTTTCTACAGAAGAACTAATCGGGGGAATACGATCAGGAAATAAACGTCTGATCGCAAAAGCTATTACATTAGTTGAAAGTAAAAAAGCCGAGCACAGGAGCCAGGCAGAAGAACTTCTGAAAAAAATAATGCCTTTCACAGGAAATTCTGTCAGGGTGGGGATTACCGGAGTACCTGGTGCCGGAAAATCTACATTTATTGAAAACTTTGGACGGTTGGTTATTGCTAATGATAAAAAAGTAGCCGTTCTCGCCATTGATCCCAGCTCTTCTATCAATAAAGGAAGTATTTTGGGCGACAAAACCAGAATGGAAGAACTGGCCAGAGAAGAAAATGCCTTTATACGTCCTTCCCCGAGTTCCGGATTCCTTGGTGGGGTAGCCAATACCACTTTTGAAACCATGATGATCTGCGAAGCGGCAGGATACGATTATATCTTAATAGAAACAGTAGGGGTAGGGCAGTCAGAAGTTTTGGTCTCCGATATTACCGATGTATTTTTATTCCTGAAGATTATTGGTGGCGGAGACGAACTGCAAGGAATCAAGCGTGGTATTATGGAAATGGTGGATCTTATTTTCATCAATAAAGTAGAGAAGGATAATCTGCAGAAAGCAAAAAATACAAGACTGGAACTGAAAAGAGCACTGGATTTTATTCCTCCCAAAGAAAAAGGCTGGAAAATCCCGGTATTATTAGGCTCTGCCCTTTACAATGAAGGTTTGGCTGAGGTTTTTGATACCATCACCCAATTCATAGACCTGAAAAAGAAGACCGGGCGTTTTAGTGAGGTCCGTACCCTTCAGGCAGAAAAACGTTTTGAATACTGGGTGCAGGAATATATTCTGTCGATGATGAAAAGGAGCAATACTGTGGAAGAAGCATATGTACAGCACAAAAAAAATGCTTCAGAAATGGTTTCTAATCCCAGCACTGAAGCAAAACTGTTTGTTGAAAAATTTTTATCTAAAGATTAAAGTTTATCCTTGTCTTGCGGTTTTTCTTCATTCTTGGAAACATAGCCGTCATACGTGATTGGCTGTCTGTCATTACTTCGCATAGAAACGAATGCCTTACCGTTTTTGAATACTTCTATATTGATTTCGTCAACATTTCGGACATCATTAGGTTTGATTTTTAACGTCCAGGTTCCTTTTTTATTCTGAGACTTTTTTATGGTAAAATCCTTCGAAGTGAACCGGTAGCTGCTGTCAGATGTATTGTATGAGGCATTAAACATTCTTCCGAAATAAGGGAGAACCACTTCTAAATTGTTTTTCTTAAGCTCTATCGAATAACTTCCGTCCAGTTGAAGCATTCGTGCAGCTGGTGCATTCTGAATAGAACCAATTGCATTAATCACTTCATAATTCATAGGATTTGCCCGTTGTGCATAAAAAGTAAACTCTTCAGAATCTACTAGCGTGTCTACTGTTTTGGAATCTAATGAAGCCTGCGAAGAGCAGCTCTGGAAGAAAAAAAGAAACCCAAAAATGAATATAAGTGAAATATACTTTTTCATAACCGTAATAATTGTTAAATTTAAATAGCAAAATGTATGCAAATATATTCCTTCTCAACCATTTTGGAATAAAAATTGTAAATGTTGAATTATTAATCTCTCGAACTATGAAATTTACACATCTATTAGGAATAGGAGCAGTTGTTCTTTCAACTGCAGCTTGCACTACCAATCCAATTACAGGCAGATCTTCATTACAGATTGCTAATAATTCGGAAATATTAACGATGTCTTCTCAGGAATATAAGACGACATTGTCTAAATCTAAAATTATTTCAGGGACTGCAGATGCTAAAAGAGTAGTCAATGTGGGAAGCAGAATAAAAAATGCAGCAGAAAGATATTACCAAAGCATCGGAAGATCAGCTGATCTTGCCAACTACAGCTGGGAATTTAATCTCCTGCAGAGTAATGAGCTGAATGCATGGTGTATGCCTGGCGGAAAAGTAGCCGTTTATACGGGAATTCTTCCTGTTACGAAAAGTGACAACGGTCTAGCAGTGGTTTTGGGGCATGAAGTTTCACACGCTTTGGCAGGACATGGAAATGAGAGAATTTCTCAGGCCATGGTAGCGCAGTATGGCGGTTCTATTTTGGGAGGAACAATGTCCAATTCACAGTGGGCCGGTATTTTTGAAAAAGTATATCCTATCGGGTCTCAGGTAGCCTTATTAAAATACGGAAGAAATCAGGAGTCAGAAGCAGATCAGATGGGATTGTATCTGATGTCTATGGCCGGATATGATCCAAGAGAGGCCATCCCTTTCTGGAACAGAATGGAAGGAGCATCTTCAGGAGCAAGACAGCCGGAATTCCTTTCTACCCACCCCAATCCTGAAACCAGAATTTCAGATATCAATAAAGACCTTCCGAAAGCTTTGGAATACTATAAAGCTGCCGGAGGGAAAATATAATTATTCAGAATTTTAATCTTGTTATAAAGCCTTATTAAATTTTCACTAAATTGGGTAAGGCTTTTTTTTTAATGTAACCCACTAAACACAATATTTATGAAAAGTTTATCAATCACAGGACTTATACTACTGGCGGTTTCAGCATTGCTTTTTTATCTGACCACCGATTTTACCGTTGAAAAAATCACGATGTCTCATGTCATGGGCGTAATGGCAGGAGTAGGAATAGGTCTTATTATCGGCGGGATGGTAGGATATGTAAGTAAGGGAAGTGCAATAAAAGCTGAGGAAAAAAGAAAAGAATTCAAGCAGCTGCAGAAAGATAAAGAAGAGCTGGAAAAGCAAGCGGTAGAAATCGCTAAGCGTGAAGCTGAACTTCAGAAACAAAATCAAAACCCTCAAATCTAAGATATTGAGGGTTTTTTATAGATGTTATTTTCAAATTATTTAAACTTATATCCTAAACCTACCAAAAATAGATTAGGTCTGTTGTCATATCTGATCTCTGACCCGGAAACCTTGTTGATAAAGTTTCTTTCATCTTTACTGAATGAACCTTCATATCTTGCATTGATGATCAGTTTTTTAATTTCAAGCTGTGCCCCGAACTGGTATCCTACCGTGAAATTGTTTTTAACATTTTCTTTAAAATCATTGTAGGTATTGTCCTTACTCAGATTATAGCTGGCCACAGGTCCTACAAAAACGCCAAGCATATTTCCTAAAAGATTATATCCTAAAAGAACCGGCATATCGATACGGTTGCTTTTTACATCAAAAGTAGTATTCTCCGTAGTGAATTCATTTTTGAAATGGGTGTAATATAATTCCGGCATTACATACAATGAAGTCGGAAGCCCTACTTTTAATGAAAGCCCTACATTGAAGCCTGCATTGTTTTTTCCTGTTCCTTCAATGGCGTCATTGACTGTTCCTTTAATGTTTTTCCAGGAAGGAGAGCCTGTCGGGAATATTAAGTTGGCTTTACCTGCCAGTGAAATCTGTGCAGAAGCGAACATTGAAAACCCGATTAATGCTATACTAAGTACCTTTTTCATTATCGTCTATTTTATGAATTGTATTTTCAATCGTTTTATTATTTTCAAGTAGATATTCTCTCAGTTCTTTAAACAGTTCTGAAGAATAAACGAAGTCAATAAGATTTTTATTGCCCGCAGTGATCAGTCCGTCTTTATTGCCTTCCCACTCTTTGATTCCTAATCTCAGGTACACAATTTTCTCACCAATCGTCATCACAGAGTTCATATCATGTGTATTGATGATGGTTGTTGTATTATATTCTTTGGTGATCTCAAGAAGGAGATCATCAATAATGTTTGAAGTATAGGGATCAAGCCCGGAGTTGGGTTCATCACAAAACAGATATTTTGGGTGGTTGACGATGGCTCTTGCGATGGCTACACGTTTTTGCATCCCTCCGGAAATCTCAGAAGGAAATTTTCTGTTAGCCTTATCCAGATGCACTCTTCCGATTACCTCAAAAACCCTTCTCTTTTTTTCTCTAAAAGTCAGGTTGGTAAACATATCCAGAGGAAACATAATATTTTCTTCCACCGTTAAAGAGTCAAACAAAGCACTTCCCTGAAATAGAGTTCCTATTTCAGCCCGTAAATGCTGCTTCTCTTCTCTATTCATTATATTGATATCCCTTCCGTCAAAAAGGATTTCACCTGAAGAAGGTGGATATACATTCAATAAGCTTTTAAGAAAAACTGTTTTTCCAGAACCACTCTGTCCGATAATTAAGTTTACTTTTCCTTTATCGAACGTCGTTGAAATTCCCTTAAGTACTTCAACATCATCAAAACTTTTCTTAAGATCCTTTACCTCAATCATTAGCTTAATATTAATTGGGTTAAAATTAATTCCGAAATGATAATAAATACCATTGTCCATACTACTGCCTGCGTACTTGCTCTACCTACTTCCAGCGATCCTCCTTTTACATTATATCCGAAATAGGCAGGAACCGTGGCAATAATAAAAGCGAATACCGTAGTTTTTATGAATGCATAGTATACAAATAGATTGGGCATATACATTTGGATTCCTGTAATATAGTCGTTTTCAGTCCAGTTTCCGGTTAGCATCCCTGCGAGATGCCCACCTCCAATACCAAAAACAATACTGATGGCAATAAGAAGAGGATTGAAAATTACACAGGCGATAATTTTTGGAAGTATAAGGAAATTGGGAGAGTTAACCCCCATGATGTCCAATGCATCAATCTGCTCAGAAACCCTCATGGTTCCTATACTTGATGCTATATATGAACCTACTTTACCCGCCAGAATAAGACTTATAATGGTGGGTGAAAATTCCAGAACCAAAACTGCTTTGGTAGCATATCCTACAAATGCAGGAGGAATTGGAAAAGAGGAAGAATCAAAGTTATTGAACATCTGGATAGCGACTACCGCACCCACAAATATAGACGTGAAGATCACAAGCCCAAAAGAATTGACGCCCAGATCATTAATTTCTCTCATGAACAGCTTCCAGAAAACCCTCATTTTCTGAGGTTTCTGCAAGGATTTACCTAGAAGGATCATGTATTCTCCTACTGCTGTGAAAAACTTTTTTAACATGTTGCTAAATTAGACTTTTTTATTTAATTAAGGTGAAGGCTCAGTTGATGGTCCAAGGTTTATTTAACCTTAGAAGCAAATATGATTCCTCAATTTTAACCTTAAGCTTTTGTTTGATTTATTTTGCGTTTTTATCTCCTGCGATAACCAGTAAAACGGTTTTTAAAACAATAACCAGATCCAAAACAAAACTCCAGTTTCTTACATAGAATGTGTCTGCAAGAATTCTTTTTTTCATCTCTACCTCTACATCTCCATAATCTCCGCGTAGTCCGTTTACCTGGGCCAGTCCGGTAATACCGGGAGATACCATACTTCTTAAGCTGTATCTTCCGATCTTAGGTTTATAATAATTGTCCACCGCCAGCATATGCGGCCGGGGGCCTACAATAGACATTTCTCCTTTCAGTACATTAATAAACTGGGGAAGCTCGTCGAGACTGGTTTTCCTTAGGAATTTTCCGATTTTGGTGATTCTGGAATCGTTTTCCTCCGTGGTTTTTGTTGCAGATTCATCATTAACGACCATAGTTCTGAATTTCAGACAGGAGAATACTTCCTCGTGGAATCCATATCTTTCTTGAACAAAAAAAACAGGACCTTTAGAGGTTGCTTTTATCAAAAGAGCAATGATCGGGAACACCCAGGAGCAAAGCAAAGTCAATATAATGACTGAAAAAGCGATATCAAAAGTTCTTTTCACCAGAAAATTAGAATAATAATCCAAAGGATATTTTGCCTGGCTGAGAACCGGCTGCGTCTGAATATAGCCAAGATCATACAGGAAAAAATCACTCTGGGTAATACTCGGAATCAATGAGACATGAACCTTATTGTCTTCGGCCAGTTTGAATATTTCTTTTTCGAGATCCTCTGTAAAATAGTTTTCAGTTGTAGATATAAAGAGGGTATGAATCCCGTTCTTTTTCCAGAAATTGACCAGTTCACCCGGTGTGATGTCAGAACTCTCA includes:
- a CDS encoding T9SS-dependent M36 family metallopeptidase translates to MDKKLFLWPVSVAVFFAFGKINAQNSNGLIQDYYQKSGQFAQKNGTGNKTGVIILNEDPSKSLGVNIVNVQQTYNGFRIYNALGKVMIKDDKVISEKNDFKKNVAVASQGKSKEKLSEEILKQKLNLAEISKVDYLPNVYFEKNGVYVEAKELFVSDKNSADVWHVIANADTGDVLSKDNLTLDCNFTHNSDSDDESEAHAIQHLGSDAESDVLVGVLNRQVDSNLLAPTNASYNVFPLPTEAPTFGARAVLNNPWDISASPEGWHSDGTNTYTNTRGNNVYAYSDQTNTNTPGYSPNGGSTLNFNFSFDEGRYISPFAHRDASITNLFYMNNKMHDIFYKFGFTEAARNYQTNNFANGGMGGDAVNAEAYDGSGLNNANFSSGYETTINGQVFLAAPRMQMYIYDRTQTTADPISRYQYNSPTTAVARAKAMTGTASFGPLLFDGQSVTGNLAVSVPADACTQPAAGSLTGKIAVITSTGCEYGLKVLNAQNAGAIGAIVYRPSTDTPISMGGGASGGQVTIPSINIGKTEGLYMVAELGNGNVINATLANDFNGFRHSSLDNGIVAHEYGHGISNRLTGQGYSCLSATNSAEQMGEGWSDFFALMLTARPGDTSALARGMATYSKGEAPSGGGIRPAKYSPDFAVNSYTYGNTNTVSGSHAIGFIWASMLWDLTWKYIEKYGYNSDVLASATSGNAKVLQLVVNGLKLQACSPTFIDGRDAILQADAVGNGGIDKCMIWGAFAKRGLGVNASAGVRATANDQVENFAVPQECIAALATQDLTKADHKFIIFPNPTYDEFFVGNLETSSKDVQIKMFDMSGKLVFSDARNSQSKKAISTKGLQKGVYMVHIKQGEKAQTEKLIVR
- a CDS encoding enolase C-terminal domain-like protein, with product MELYFKLNILQLKETFSIAYGNYDRREALLVELSYLNCKGYGECVAIDYYQINLKDFIIRLQEIKPLLEKHTIIHPKEFFRFLSEMNLHPFLLSALDCAYWDLFGKLENKSFTELNAIPSDNLAESSITISVAEINEQIRKIENSSWSKFKVKCKGLNKDNVEKLLQLNRNIALDSNASFTDEDCLWLQEYEMSSTFSYLEQPRPIDNYKILNKVGFANWMADEDCQDLNSLEELLPYYKSVNIKLMKCGGLTPALEMIRKAKELGYKIMIGCMTESTVGISAGCVLAGLTDFADLDGANLISNDQASGNCVENGKIILSGKPGLGIVLK
- a CDS encoding cytochrome C, coding for MKKIILSMFAGAALMVSCGPKSTAVTGPRYTASEQLVQGKTIFENSCSRCHKLPDPAKHDDQGWIKTLSRMAPKAKLSDEQHQMVYDYLISVNKK
- a CDS encoding c-type cytochrome, with amino-acid sequence MKKISAAALFTCLLLASCTPKASTAAPIGPAVSTAEQMAQGKTIFENACGRCHKLPDPTEHTSVQWVGIMNSMAPKAKLTDEQHQWVYDYVVSVKK
- the meaB gene encoding methylmalonyl Co-A mutase-associated GTPase MeaB; its protein translation is MKFSTEELIGGIRSGNKRLIAKAITLVESKKAEHRSQAEELLKKIMPFTGNSVRVGITGVPGAGKSTFIENFGRLVIANDKKVAVLAIDPSSSINKGSILGDKTRMEELAREENAFIRPSPSSGFLGGVANTTFETMMICEAAGYDYILIETVGVGQSEVLVSDITDVFLFLKIIGGGDELQGIKRGIMEMVDLIFINKVEKDNLQKAKNTRLELKRALDFIPPKEKGWKIPVLLGSALYNEGLAEVFDTITQFIDLKKKTGRFSEVRTLQAEKRFEYWVQEYILSMMKRSNTVEEAYVQHKKNASEMVSNPSTEAKLFVEKFLSKD
- a CDS encoding DUF4251 domain-containing protein; protein product: MKKYISLIFIFGFLFFFQSCSSQASLDSKTVDTLVDSEEFTFYAQRANPMNYEVINAIGSIQNAPAARMLQLDGSYSIELKKNNLEVVLPYFGRMFNASYNTSDSSYRFTSKDFTIKKSQNKKGTWTLKIKPNDVRNVDEINIEVFKNGKAFVSMRSNDRQPITYDGYVSKNEEKPQDKDKL
- a CDS encoding M48 family metallopeptidase; its protein translation is MKFTHLLGIGAVVLSTAACTTNPITGRSSLQIANNSEILTMSSQEYKTTLSKSKIISGTADAKRVVNVGSRIKNAAERYYQSIGRSADLANYSWEFNLLQSNELNAWCMPGGKVAVYTGILPVTKSDNGLAVVLGHEVSHALAGHGNERISQAMVAQYGGSILGGTMSNSQWAGIFEKVYPIGSQVALLKYGRNQESEADQMGLYLMSMAGYDPREAIPFWNRMEGASSGARQPEFLSTHPNPETRISDINKDLPKALEYYKAAGGKI
- a CDS encoding outer membrane beta-barrel protein, with protein sequence MKKVLSIALIGFSMFASAQISLAGKANLIFPTGSPSWKNIKGTVNDAIEGTGKNNAGFNVGLSLKVGLPTSLYVMPELYYTHFKNEFTTENTTFDVKSNRIDMPVLLGYNLLGNMLGVFVGPVASYNLSKDNTYNDFKENVKNNFTVGYQFGAQLEIKKLIINARYEGSFSKDERNFINKVSGSEIRYDNRPNLFLVGLGYKFK
- a CDS encoding ABC transporter ATP-binding protein, which codes for MIEVKDLKKSFDDVEVLKGISTTFDKGKVNLIIGQSGSGKTVFLKSLLNVYPPSSGEILFDGRDINIMNREEKQHLRAEIGTLFQGSALFDSLTVEENIMFPLDMFTNLTFREKKRRVFEVIGRVHLDKANRKFPSEISGGMQKRVAIARAIVNHPKYLFCDEPNSGLDPYTSNIIDDLLLEITKEYNTTTIINTHDMNSVMTIGEKIVYLRLGIKEWEGNKDGLITAGNKNLIDFVYSSELFKELREYLLENNKTIENTIHKIDDNEKGT
- a CDS encoding MlaE family ABC transporter permease → MLKKFFTAVGEYMILLGKSLQKPQKMRVFWKLFMREINDLGVNSFGLVIFTSIFVGAVVAIQMFNNFDSSSFPIPPAFVGYATKAVLVLEFSPTIISLILAGKVGSYIASSIGTMRVSEQIDALDIMGVNSPNFLILPKIIACVIFNPLLIAISIVFGIGGGHLAGMLTGNWTENDYITGIQMYMPNLFVYYAFIKTTVFAFIIATVPAYFGYNVKGGSLEVGRASTQAVVWTMVFIIISELILTQLILS
- a CDS encoding exopolysaccharide biosynthesis polyprenyl glycosylphosphotransferase: MQRIRYSRYLKSIIILLDLMVIASIFIFFFISRNESLRYHEETWYQNIFSLILLFLFWMLLSGRTKIYNIQRNLTYTLFLERLLIHFLFFILGVLLIGKVSKNVFFNSDIYWLSFYLFFFIFLAKSVIYFTIKYFRSLGINYRNVMFLGETGSTEILKNIFQNRKDYGYKTFDYESSDITPGELVNFWKKNGIHTLFISTTENYFTEDLEKEIFKLAEDNKVHVSLIPSITQSDFFLYDLGYIQTQPVLSQAKYPLDYYSNFLVKRTFDIAFSVIILTLLCSWVFPIIALLIKATSKGPVFFVQERYGFHEEVFSCLKFRTMVVNDESATKTTEENDSRITKIGKFLRKTSLDELPQFINVLKGEMSIVGPRPHMLAVDNYYKPKIGRYSLRSMVSPGITGLAQVNGLRGDYGDVEVEMKKRILADTFYVRNWSFVLDLVIVLKTVLLVIAGDKNAK